CTATGTAATATGAGAGATGAGAAATTTGGTGCCTCtctgtttattatttgttaGTATTTATGTCTCTCTGTAATAACATATTTGATACCTACTCTAGGAAAGGTTCGCCATTGGTAACACCATCAAGAGATGAAACATCTGTTCATAGCAGTTCCAATCAAACGGACAAAGATGTTGACACGGTAAGTCTGGTCATGAAGCTTTTGGCATCCAAAGACGGCGTGGTTCTTAGAAGGCTCTTAATGGCTGCGGTTAGTTTCTACAGCTGTGGTTTAAGTCAATATGCTTTATTTCTAAGGGAAAGGGTCTTTACGTTATGGTTCTCTGCTTTGATAAACAGAATGGAACTTCACTGATCCGGACATTTATTTCGAAAGAGGCACATGCCATCCGCCAGAAACTTTGCACAATGGTTGCAGACACATTGTACCAATGGATGGTCGGAATCTCCGGAGTTAATTCCCTTAAAGTCATCTCTCTTCCAGACCCACCACCATCTTCAGGAACCAACATTACAGTAAAAGATTTCAAGAGTTTGATTGAAGACAAACGTGTCAGAGTGATACTGAGAAAGATACTTGAATCTGCAAAGAGTGACCGAATGTTGACGCTCAAATTCTGCTTGACGTCCTTTGTTATGTTTCTCACCGCCTCTGCTCTTGCTTGCCATCGGTTTGTGATCTCAGTCTCTGAAGGTTACGTCAACTACTTGTCTCTGTCTGCACCTGTCGCACTTCGTACCTGAACAGAACCAGAAGCATCTGATGTATATTGTTGTCAGGCCCCCAGGTAATATAGTCCTTGGTAGAAGGGTGAGATTCCATAGAAAGTCTCCAAGATTCGAGTATAGATTTGGCTCCATGTATAATACTATCAAACAATTATTGTCGCAGACGTAATGAGATatgactattttatttttttctgaacaaaTGAGATATGAGTATATGTTACTATTACAAGCATCATATTCGTGACATCAAGAACCTTTTTCTCTGCTTAAAAACGCTTACCCACAACAGTATGTTTTGGAACATAACAATAGCAAATTTGATGAGAGAGAGGTCATTTAAAATGAACGTTTTGATTTTTGTGCTGACagcaaaaataaagaagaaaaaagaacgaGATGTgttcatttcaaagtttatacCATTTACAGACTGATCAAAAGTATAGAACTCGTATCACTTCTTAAAAGTAAACTCTGGCAAATCAATCTTGACATGCTCAGtagtctctttctcttctttaacAGGACTAGTTACCTCAGCATGCTGATGCTGACTAGCTATATCAGCATGCGGATGCTGACTATTGCTGATATCAGATTCTGCAATCTCAAGGTGGGGAGAGACATTTTGAGATTCAGGATCAAAGAAATGCTGATGTCCATGGCCATGGCCACCAAAATCAGAGAAtctaggaggagaagaagaggcagTGAAGCTGGTTTGATAATCAAGGCTGCGATTATGACTGTGGAGGAGATGCATAGGTGACATGCCATGTGTTGGCGTGGCAGGGCGGCTAGAGTGAGGTGTGTTGGACCCTGAGGTTCCATGTTTGGACTGTTTCTTGGCTGTCTTGTGCCATTTTTTCAATGCATTGGCTACCCTGTCATTGAATATGGTCGGCCTCATTGAAGTTCCCATCTGAAGTTACAATTAAGTGTTAGAGAATCCTACATAGACAACTTGAGACCTAACAATACGAGAAATGCATCAATCTAACGCATTGCCATTTGATGTTGAgttaaaaatatctaaacatGTTGACATGATATCACAATTAAATTTGATCTATACTAAGCATGTTATCGATgctagagttttttttgttaacaatggAAGTTTCGCCTTTAGGTCCATAATTTCTTCGAGGCTCGGAGTCCGCATTTAGATattccaattaaaaaaaaaataaccctTATTCCAAAGACGGTTTGAATGTATCAAACACAACTTTTAACAGTTTGGGTTATATACCTGAGTCACAAGAGCATAGAGGGGTAGAGTGATGTAGCTGCATACAACTTGTATCAATACCCTGTCGTATACAACAAGATGAAGTTCAGTAAAGATACTTAATATATGTTAGTGTTTTATGTATTAGTTGAGGAGTTTACAAACCCCATGGTGATCCTGAGTGCAATATCTACGGTTTTGTGGTGGAAGCAGTTCTTTAGTGTGAACTCGTACTgcaaaattaataacaaaaccaatcatcaatttaatttattaaaaacaaccttttaaatatattttttttagaagagCGGGATTGTTACTCACAGTGCTCCAGACGAAGAAAGCCAGTTGAAATGCATTCTGTGAGGAAAATGCATAAAACTATATCTTATAGAAAACCCACAGCTCAAACATACATAAAACACACATATGATTGATTAAATTAGTTAATACCGTGAAAAGAACCAAATGAATGAGGAAGAGAATAAAACGAGGACGACCAAACCAAAAGAGATCATCACCAGGTTCAACCACAGGAGCTCCTTTAACCACATCTCCTTTATCTTGAATCCTCAATCCTAATTTCGATATTATCACTTGAAGTTTTGCTCCTACTATTAATATCACCTTCATTTCATTAAACATACTAAACCCTCATTAATACTTATATCACGACTGCATAACAAAACCAAATGAAAAGTTTGAAGTGATGTGTTTGTAATAACTTACAAACAAAGGGATGAAAGGCAGCCAAAAATAGGATTCCGAtcctattataatttttaaaaagaaacacaagtttttttttatcaattaataaatgattttattaattatttaaaaagataTTATAAAGAATTAGGACCAACCATGTGTATTAGTCAGTATGAATAAGACAGCAATGCACCATATCACCGGGCTGCATTTCCATTCACAGACAATAActtatttgatcaaaaatttgtaatattttagaaaattagttaataattggaagaaaaaatcaattattttgatCTAAATAAAGAAAGTGACTAACCTTATACCGACAACAGCCTTGAAATCTTCTTCCAGAGATCTTTGAATGTACTTTTGGAAATCGAAACGAGCTTCACTTCCTGCTGGCATATGCGCCTGCACCCattcaataattttaagaaaCTTAAAATTTGATTCTAGAATTGAATAAATTGcagctttatatattttattataaatttggtGCTTTTTGGATGtagttatataaatttttctGTAAAATTTTGGTTGTAGgtttaaaaagatttaattatttacttataaaattttcaaagttaagatataacttataagttctctaagtattttgtttttaagcTAAAAAAAAGATAGCTTCAAAAAATCTTTCTAAATCATAACTGGAAGAAGTTTatgctttagaaaaaaaaattcactgtAGAAATATTTTACAACATTACTACACCACTTTCCCATCATCAGTAATATTTTTTGGGGATCAAGACTAGTAAAATGATTATtacttttttgaataaatatatattactcACCATTATAAAGCCATGTCTTAGTGTAAGATAATCCACTTTTGTCACTGATCCAAAGAACTGTCTGAAGAAACATGTCTGCATGCTCCCCATTTATCCATTATTTTTTGTAAGTTAAAACCAAATTATAGGGAAAAAGATAAAGTAAATTTTTagaacatataataaaaacttacaATCCAGAGGGTAAAGGAAGACTTGCTCCATATATTCAAATGTCTACGTCCAAATGATGTATCTCTTGCAAATCTGAACCTCTCTGGATCTACAATATGTAATTGCATTAAATAAGAGGAGCACAGAACACATGTCGTTAACAATAATGATGGTACGGTCTTGCGTTAATTTGTTTGTTGCAAGTCAAACAAAAGGCGTGGTATTATTGGATATTTTACACAGATCTGATTATATAATTCAATAAAAGTATATGAGCATGAAAGATATTAGCTTCTATAAATATcagtaaattttgattcgatttgttatTCGTTTCGATTTGAATCGACAAACTCTAATATCCATAACTTTGCAaagcaaaacaaatactaatatgCAACATTCTTAAAAATCAAAGTAGATTacaaacattaatatttttaaggaacatatatctaatcTGATCCtactatacatatatacatattatatatatatataaattaaataaataatatattttattagtgttttaaaaaaattaaaagtaataaaaaagatatccAAACACCAATTAACTATGGATCAAATCGGAtcagataatttattattcgaGTGAAATGAATCGACTCACAAAAACCTTTAAAAATCAGGATGTTCCATTAGAGCAGTTCCAACCATAGCATTACGAAGGAGttctaaaacttaaaaaaaaggaGATAAAATCAGAAAAATAAGAGAGAGACTTAGAAAAAGTTCTTGAAGTAAAACAATTTAGTACCTTTTAGGAAACTAAAGCAACAGATGTAAACTTTGttagtttttcaaaaagttctaagaaataaatatatatattttttggtaggaataaatatataattacatgattagaatactaatatatttttttcttttagaaccCTTCACCACTTCCACCGTTAACGGTGCTCTTAGTGTCCAACCGAGATATGGATGAATAAGCAAATCCAAGTGATACGTGATGATGATGCTAACGTTGCCAAAGTCAAAACACCGACGAATACATCGTTATCTGAAAATactcatttttgttttgttttctttgatgattaCTGCTGCCAAAAGAAACTCAATGGAGATGAGATAATGGCTTATATGTTTGTGCTTACCATTGGCATATTGGTATTCAATTGTTTTGGTCTCTCTTTCCCATGATTTCCATTTCTTCATCTGCATATTACATCACGAAGTTAAAGACatacataattacatatatacatacacacatatatatatatatatatataattatatatgcatTTGTGAAAGTTGTAAAAATATCATGTACCTTGGTTTTCCCCAAAGCATAGGTTATAATACAGTAGAGAATATGAAAAACAGCGAGCACGAAGATGAATATATGCAATTGGTGGATACCATACGCAGATATTAATGCTACTTTCCCCTGAAAAtaataagagaaaaagacaaaaatatcactaaatcaagtttttgttcccaaactagcactcaaagtcaaaactcacaaaaatagcacttaatattttatcaaaagtcacaaacttagggtttagagttaaagggtggggtttaggatttagggtttagggtttagagtttagggtttagggtttagagtttaggatttagggtttatggtttagggtttagggtttagagtttagggtttagagtttaaggtttagggtttagggtttagggtttagggttgagaaatgaggttttggggataagatttcaaattttgaaaaataaaaaaattaaaattctcaaaggataaacttagaaaagtgctattttggtcattttagtttttgagtgctatttttgtgatataaacttagaaaaatgctattttggagatttggcCAAATaataattcacaaaaaaaaaaaaaatcagattcataTAGTATCTGTTAAACGAAAAGGaggaagaatttttttaaaaggttaAAAGTATcagtaattaaaatataaaacatgccTTTTCTGCGCATTTGTCATAACCCTTGGTGGCTAAACTTCGACGAGGACTATAAAAGTCGTTGAAGTCATAGTCTTCAAGAACCTCACGACCATCGTCAATATAATCTTTACCATATTTAGCGAGCTCTTGTTCTCTACTGCAAGGATGCCAAGTCGCAGCAATTCTTTCTGGGATGCAAATTTGGGAGACTGGTGATTGCAATACAACAAGTAAAAGCGATATGAATCCCAGTAGCATCAATTCTATTTTCACcacaaaccaaaaaccaaaaaccaaaaacaaacaaaagttaGTTGGAAGTccaaatagaaaaaaagataGGTCATATTGTGATACAAAGCTACATCCAAACCTATGATAAATAATCTTTATAGAAGATTAAACTTGCCTGCTTTAACCTTTTCAAGAGCTTCATATAAAGCCTTCTTGTGCTTCCTTTTAAACCACTAcaaagattgaaaaaaaaataaaaataaaagactaTATGGGAGTTACGGACTGACTTTTGATTTTCtagtaaagaaaaaaagagagatgatgTAATAAGCTTTGAAGGCCTTATATAATGAAAGTATCTTGTAGTTTCTTATCACTTGGAGAAGAGCAAACaagagagaaacaaagaaaaagaaatatacgTACGTGACCAATAAAGTGTAAGAAATATTCGATCATGATAGAGATGAAAAGAATAACGAAGCAAACAACAGCAAGAGCCCATGTTGGTGTCTCTTCCAATGATCTATCTTTTATTGCCATTACTTTCACTTCTCAAAACTCTTTTAACTTTCTGATCATTTAAAGGGCTTCACAAGTTTTGTAGATTAGGGGAAAAGGAGAGAGATAAAGTGATATGGCTTTTGTTCCTGTTAtgtccatatatatacacatgttaaaacttaaaataaaacaaggtattttttatcattaacaAAACAAGATTCATATACACAAGACTGTTATTTAATCTTTGCAAAGAGAATATACCAAAGACAAACAAGTGAAAgctgcaatatatattatttataaataaacaggGGAACGAAGACTTTTGACTAATTCTAAGACAATAATTtgttaaggttttttttttttttttttttttttttttgaacacagcTTTCATTAATACTTAAACTTCCGGATTACACTTTGAAGAATAGACAATCCTAGCACTAGAAGCAAAACAGTAAGACAATACAACATAACTAATAGATGTAGAGAAACCTCTAGGATAAATCGACAGCGAATTCAGAGAACAACTCGAATGCGTCAAGGTAAATTTCACAGCATCGCCGGAAAGTTGAAACATAGTCACATTAAATCGTGACGTTGATAGCCAATCCACACCTCGGAATATCGTCGAAACGAAACCCGTTGCATCTTCAGGCCCCGTACAGACCGCTCCGCAAGATAACAAAACGGTTAAGGATTTTGGCAATTTCATCTGCTTTATTGCAGGAGAGGTGACACTTCTCATGAGAAAGGTCTTTGATGATGGTGCTGATGAACCCACCGGCAACCACGACGATGAAAATCTCTTTAGAATAGACATATATGGCGTTATACGAACTCTAGATCGGACCAAAGTCTCGGTGAACCCACCAGAGATCATTGGTATAAATAAAACCAAGGCCGCAAAGCAATTTTTGGGCCTGGTCCTCTCAATAAAATTAATACTTTGAGAGATAGAAACTGGACTGATACCTCTTGAAAACAACTTGGGCCTGGCCCATGTAGAAGAAAGGTTAGGGCTGACGTCTGCAGCCTCACTGGATTTGAGCTTGATGGGAAAGTTGTGTGCGGCGGAGCTTCTCCAGCTACGAAGCACTTTGTCGCCGGGATAACGGTCTGTGGCGCAGGGTGGAGGAGAGGAGATCGTGATGGTCTGGCGGATGGGGGTTGAACAGCCGCCGAGCAAGAAAACGGAGCCCCGTTTACAAAGCGAAGATGATGGACTGCGGCGGCCTGAGACGCTCAACACGCCTGAGCTTTGAGCTTTCTTCAAAAGTAGTTCAGATCCGGAACATTCTATGGAGGTCCTCACAGATCTGGAGCTCAAGTGAAGTCCAAACTCAGAGAAGGGAAAGCGGTGAAACAATGCGCCACTTGCGCAAGTGGAGTTAGTTGCAAGGTGAAGCTCAGAGAGCCCTTCCTTCGAGTCGTGGCGTAGAGAGGTGGTTTGTACAGTTTTTCCGGGAACCCCCGGTATAGAATGCAGTTCTGGTGGTCTCAAGAACACGAGCATAGACCATGAAGGTCTTTTTAATGTTGAGGACCCCAGATCCAATAATGATTGAGAAAGCGAACAAGAAACATAATGGAAGCTTTGACTTGGAACAGAAAAAGACATGTGGAAAATGGAGCGGAGGCGACGCCGGTGAAATTTTGCTCCACCGGCGTCGGAGAACGTTTGTCTTGAAAGGTGCGTCAGAGAGAAAAGCCTTAGGCGCTACCCAGTCCGGCTGTTAAGGTTATAATATGAAAATGATGACTTGAGATGAAGAGGCTTTAGGAGTCTGGTAGCATTGTGTGAACGTCCACATTGCAGTCGTTATGAAAAAGACCGAAAGTTTGTTGACGAGACCACGTTGATCATGATTGTATATGGACATGACTTCAACGAAGATCAAATAAATGATTTTTGGCAGTTATTACGAATGTAAGTATTTGTAACTAACCAAATATTTATCTTTCAACATATCAAAGATGATTGAATGAGATTACTACAGATAAGAATTACAATTTCGTACTAATTAGTATTGAGTATTACgtatattctaattttttttgtctaattaaACTTGTGATTGTGAACCTTGATTGAAATTTCAACAATCTTTATCTCAAACCAAATACCATACAAACTCTTGGTCTCCAACCTTCAACAGAACATGACACACATATTATATCAATACACACCAACAGAATTATCAACTTAACCTTTGCAATACCATTAAGAATTCTCCACCTAATTTCTTACAAGATCATTACGAACATCTAATCTTTGTATCACCATTAGTAAGAAGCTGTCGACATAACTCGTCGGTACTCTTAGTTGCGAGATCATCTTGAGGATGCTACTCCCACAACCGAACATCAAAGATCTTTTGATTGCTTTCTGCCATATACCTTTTCTTTCCATCCATGTAAAGCTCCTCGAACATGAAGAGTATTTAACCTTTTTgtagatttttgttatttcaattttaatatcaATTGTTAGAGGGGTTTTCAAGTATAGACACAACTCTATCTTTACTGATTAGtatgataatatttatttttaaaaaataatgcaaAATCCACATGGATTTGTTTTAGAACTCATTTCCGATACTCATCAGAATTTGAATTTACTTATATCATAGACATTATTCGTCTAAACAATTTCTTATGTAACTAAACGATGCATATTAACGTGGCAATAAGAAACATTGAGGTAGCATTAACGGGAATATCCCTTGtagttgaatatatatataagcaaatAAGTTACTCAATTCTTGTTCACCATAAGACAATTACGCAATCCTTATACAGTTTACAAAATATTCTTTTGACACAATGAATTACTTAACGTGAAGAATATTTTCGTTTGGGGTTGGCTAGGTAAATGATCAATGTTTCTATGccataccatggattttactcTCGGAAATACACTTTTTAGCAAGTTTTATAGTTTTTGATGACTCCTAACATGTTATATTGTTCACCAGGATATAGTGCTGCAGGACTTCAATTATAAGAAGGTAAAAAATTTCGTACATATGATGATGTAATTAAATTGTAGATTTTCATTTCATAAAGAGGAAATTTctcaaataaaaacaacaaaggaTTTGATACAGATCATCTCCCTCTCGTTGATTCGaaatataatacttttaaattttattaataaaaagaaaaaacgaggaaagttgattttctttttgtttttactatAGAACCTCTGAGATATTCTTTAGGAGCTAGGGCAAGCTTATTGATAGTATTTAGAAGGgatatctaaaaatttaaaaataaaatttatcaaaaaatgaagaaagagaTAGAATTTGGGCATAGAAAGTTCTCTTCTCAGATTtctaaaaataagtttttagaCCCCTTTGACATATGTCACATAATAATTAGTAGCTTTTCTTTATTTCTACAAATTTAattgaataattaaattattatacatataagagtataatatttatttagataCTACATAGGGTATGTAACTAATGGAGGTGCTCTTATTAGTCAGAGGCCAGAGCCGTGCACACCATGTACTGAAAGAAAGCTTTTGTCTCAGGCCCCTaataaatatagttattttaGGATCTCAACTTTCAGTATATCTATTGCAGTCTAGTGGTTAAGAGATACTCCCTCCGAAATAAgattttctagatttttttcttgtttcacaaatatagattttttatatttttaaaatacttttgtatacgaaaaacattaattacaaatatttgaattgattatgtTTAGTTGgtgaaaaataattagaaagtgtataaaaaaataaataaataattaaattgtaaacatttattatattcttaataagCATGAAATCTTACTCTCCATACGGAGGCAATATGTTTTTCTGAGAAGGGGCCGGTTccattcattttctctattttttttttcttttgagatTTGCCTTAGGCATCATTTGGCCTGAGCACGCCACTGAGCCATTTGTTAATttgtaaatagttttttttttctataaacaataaaattaaaattaaaattaaaattttttaatgaaCAATATTAAATTAACAGTATTTCATGCTttagatattattaattttcggGGTTGCTCTCGATAAAGATATGTCAACCATTGTCATGACTCAtgactaaaatttattttcttacttCCAATCTCGATGAACCGTGAACATATTAGTACGTAACGTAGGGAGTACGTGATTGTCAATTCAATTATTCGGTAGGTGTCcacaaaatagcacttaatttctattttatccccccccccaaaaaattTCGCAAGCAGATAATATACTCTTCTGTCTTGGAGGCGTGAATTGGGTGGGTGGTCAACTTAATCCTAGTGAATAACACaaaaaatctagattagtttattgtaattttaatgaatatatgAATAACACAAAAAATCTAGATTACtttattgtaattttaatgaatatatatattgtaggaaaatataaaaactgTAACTTACAGCAGGTTTATCTGGGAAATCTAGAGGGAGTATCtgctatgtttttttaaaaaaataacaataaagatGTGAGAAAGATGTAAGATGTTAAGAAAAGTTTTCATTAGCAAACCTCTCAGATATGGATTGTAACAACTGTCACCAAATTGTTGGtttaaattttgaaagaaaaatgaaaagttatttattatttaaaaattattatttttcctttAAGAACTTGCCACGCTGATCTTAGTCTATCTAGGGATGAATACAAATCGAATGTTTTTTTGAGATTTTCCAATCCATTTCGTCTGGATAATCAATTACAAATCTGACTTGTAGCTATATGTATatctgaaatttatattttagccAGATATCCGATTTAATTcgtataaacaaaataaaaaataaaaaagagtatataataataatatttattaaaaaataaaaacttatttactttttaaattataataactaaaataatcaatttaataaatataaatattgtaaaactttcataaaatataataattatataatttatatagatagttctttaaatatatgtatatgcatATAATGGATTGGATCAAATATTCGTTCTATTAGTATTTGTAATTTGATTCGTTTCttatagatattatatattattatttgttttgcttTGAGGAGTtacaaatattcaaatttttcGCTTCGACTCAAAACATATAAGAAATCGATCAAAATTTACAGACATTTTATCTAATCCTAAATTTAGTGATACATGTTAGTTTATTGCATGAGACTTGTCACTAGCTAGTTTAATAACATTAACTAGATTTTTCACCCGCACATCTGTGCGGGTagatttcattttataaatatataacggaTACCATCGCAAaactttaaaagatatttacattttagagttatatatgtgtaaacctata
The window above is part of the Brassica napus cultivar Da-Ae chromosome C3, Da-Ae, whole genome shotgun sequence genome. Proteins encoded here:
- the LOC106408328 gene encoding MLO-like protein 12; amino-acid sequence: MAIKDRSLEETPTWALAVVCFVILFISIMIEYFLHFIGHWFKRKHKKALYEALEKVKAELMLLGFISLLLVVLQSPVSQICIPERIAATWHPCSREQELAKYGKDYIDDGREVLEDYDFNDFYSPRRSLATKGYDKCAEKGKVALISAYGIHQLHIFIFVLAVFHILYCIITYALGKTKMKKWKSWERETKTIEYQYANDPERFRFARDTSFGRRHLNIWSKSSFTLWITCFFRQFFGSVTKVDYLTLRHGFIMAHMPAGSEARFDFQKYIQRSLEEDFKAVVGISPVIWCIAVLFILTNTHGSESYFWLPFIPLFVILIVGAKLQVIISKLGLRIQDKGDVVKGAPVVEPGDDLFWFGRPRFILFLIHLVLFTNAFQLAFFVWSTYEFTLKNCFHHKTVDIALRITMGVLIQVVCSYITLPLYALVTQMGTSMRPTIFNDRVANALKKWHKTAKKQSKHGTSGSNTPHSSRPATPTHGMSPMHLLHSHNRSLDYQTSFTASSSPPRFSDFGGHGHGHQHFFDPESQNVSPHLEIAESDISNSQHPHADIASQHQHAEVTSPVKEEKETTEHVKIDLPEFTFKK
- the LOC111212396 gene encoding uncharacterized protein LOC111212396 isoform X1 codes for the protein MSFSVPSQSFHYVSCSLSQSLLDLGSSTLKRPSWSMLVFLRPPELHSIPGVPGKTVQTTSLRHDSKEGLSELHLATNSTCASGALFHRFPFSEFGLHLSSRSVRTSIECSGSELLLKKAQSSGVLSVSGRRSPSSSLCKRGSVFLLGGCSTPIRQTITISSPPPCATDRYPGDKVLRSWRSSAAHNFPIKLKSSEAADVSPNLSSTWARPKLFSRAPSSKTFLMRSVTSPAIKQMKLPKSLTVLLSCGAVCTGPEDATGFVSTIFRGVDWLSTSRFNVTMFQLSGDAVKFTLTHSSCSLNSLSIYPRGFSTSISYVVLSYCFASSARIVYSSKCNPEV
- the LOC111212396 gene encoding uncharacterized protein LOC111212396 isoform X2, whose protein sequence is MSFSVPSQSFHYVSCSLSQSLLDLGSSTLKRPSWSMLVFLRPPELHSIPGVPGKTVQTTSLRHDSKEGLSELHLATNSTCASGALFHRFPFSEFGLHLSSRSVRTSIECSGSELLLKKAQSSGVLSVSGRRSPSSSLCKRGSVFLLGGCSTPIRQTITISSPPPCATDRYPGDKVLRSWRSSAAHNFPIKLKSSEAADVSPNLSSTWARPKLFSREIFIVVVAGGFISTIIKDLSHEKCHLSCNKADEIAKILNRFVILRSGLYGA